The genome window AAACAGTGGACTCGCCGGGGATGCCTGGAATGCGGAATATACGTATGTGGAATTTCATTATCGAGTCATTTAATCGTCTGGCTGATGATAGTTGCCTGTGAAGTGGGAAATATTACATGTCAGTGAATGGAGTAGCGCAATTGACCCCGGCATTTTTCGGGTGCCATGAATATGCAACGGTCTCACAGCCAATTCAATTGCTTTGATGGTGGATGAAAAAGGGAAAATCTGAATTTCGAATGAATGACATTTCCAAGTCTAAACACGGATGAAAAGGAACGTTTCACCagtgtttacatttttttagcgCAATAAAATTGAACATTCGCAGTGGAGAGGGAACTTCGCGGTCGGCCacaggaagaaaaatattttcgttgagaatataaaatatatttttatacgtATTATGATGTATTGTGATTAATCTTTAGTGTCcatgaaaataaaactgaatttccctacgaatcaaaaaaaaaaatcctgaacgTCGCAACGTCTGCTTGAGCTCATCACATCTACGAGAAATCGtaagattaaaaatttttcccatGTGCAATAATCTCTCCCCGTCCCAGTATTCCcacatcaactttttctattTACTCGTTTCCATGAGTGGAAATGGCACTCCAGCCGTGGATCCAGTCTGCTGAAGCACCAGGAGTAATGATAATGGGATATGCACTGATAGGTGGATGCTAAAGTTGGGGGGACGATAAGGGGGTGGTTTTATACATAGATATACAGAGTCGTCGGTGTGGGGAAAATTGTGACGCGCGTAACGAGCCTCTGATATAGACTGAACCGCTTCTGATATGTAGGGCGATACGAGAGCGCTTTTTCTCTCCGCTCGACTCCACACTATTGCATAGATAATTTTGTTATCGCTCAGTTTATTAGgtttaatataaaataattaatctaaAAATTCACTCAATGTAATTATGGCACAAATAGCTGTGAGGAAGATTCATGAGAGAATTCAATTATGCGATGGCTTCGAAATTTTAATCAGCCGCCATAAATTAAGTTATTCCAATAGTCGgagtcagtgaaaaaatacgtgCCTGATCAGACAAGtatattgtttttatttttcctttgaaatgaggaaaataaaaaaattgttactaTGTTTGTACTCAATGGTTTGAGGTTCACGATGATTTCGTAGTTGGTTTCCATGAAACTGAGAACTCacggaaataaaatattcccttCCTGGTGGGTTTTTTTTGGTGTATTTTTTTAGGTCGAAATTTGAATGTGGATTTTAATTATAGAGAgctggtatggccagactagattgaaaaattcagatggAGATTATCCACTGCGTGATACACGTCGCAGTAGGGAAGGACTTATCTGATCAGACTCAAAATCCATCCCCCTCTATTTTAATCCCCAGTATCAATGGAAAACATTCGATTCAGAGGGATCGGAGATTGTGAACGCAATGAGAAAtggattgtttaaaaattcgaGGGACGaagcaaaaataaatcaattgataTGAAAGGTAAATGCCCCCGTTTTGATGAAGAGGAAAATTACTACTCAAAAAACTAATTATTATCCTTTTAATAAGAACAAATCTACAACCTTAACGATAAATAATCTCCCGTCATAATATATCTCATTCCAGAGTAAATTTTCTCGCGGCCTAACCCAAACACTTACACGTGCTCTCTCACGTAATAAGTATCCGATTTCACTTTACTTTTGCCCACAGAATTATCCTGGTCACGTAATTATAAACCCCTGTCTGGTTTCTAATTGAAAACTTGCAAAGTAATTGGACGGGGGAGGAAGAGGCAAACAAGAAGCTGGCGGAGAGCTCGGGGTGAATCTGGTCGGAAGTGAAACTGGtgcagaaatttttctttcagagatgaaaaaaaacattgtaaaGGTATTTTTATACTCCTAGTCCTTTTTATTCTACAGCGTCTTCTCCTTGCAATTGAGCAACTCACGATTGAGGGAATTGAGAGGAGTATAATAAACCACTCGTggatataaatataaaataaaaaataactgaagAAGACGGGTAATTGTGGGGCGAAGAAGTGAACGTGTGTCTTTCTGAGGTAAGATATTTTAACACTGGGGTAACATTCGCTGACAATATTGAGGCAATGTTGGTTGGCAGATTCAAAGGAGTGTTATTGCATccataaattgattttttcatcgaacAAATCGTAAATATGTCCACTGGCAAGagtatttttcagtgaactgagaatttttcttcgtgaTTACCCCTCACAGAGCGAAACTTTGTGCAATTTCCCCTCAACAGAAGAATTCTTCTTAagttgtgaaatttttttcacacctCTCCATCTTTTCATTCGTGAAAgaggtttttaattaaattcggtTTTATTTAAGATCTTCCAACTTCAGTTTTGCCGCCGGCATGGAAAGAACTATTATTGCAGTAAAATTTTCTGCGAAAAAAAGAAGTACTTCAGCTGGctttgtaatgaaaaaaattgttatggaaaaaaagataaaaatagaatgtttaccgtgtgcaatagcgtTGGCGTTAAATTGTCGGTTGGCATCGAAGTGACCTCATTCCACACCCAGTGCTCCTGATGTACGTGATCCCACCTGTTATCATGtgataccatttttttttccatggaGAATTTGAAATTCTTATTTTACGATAATAGGGTATGCTGGTAGTAATAAAGGCAGATGAACAAATaacaagtaaataaataaacacagGTCGAATAGTTGATTTGTTCGGTTGGGCATTACCTCGCCGCGTCTGGCTCTCAATAAACTgcatctccaattttcaatttcacgtGTGTCTCCTCTATTTTAACTGAAACGAGAATTCGAATTTGAAGCCTATTTGCATGCGTCCCGTGACGATAATCCCTGTGTGTTTTGGGTGAGATACCAGTACTATTGGCATTGAGGGGGTGCGGAATCGGGTGTATCCATCCCCTTTAGCACGGCGGCTCCAGACGGACGAGGCCCCCAGGCGAAACATCGCCATAGCAACACCCATGTACACTATTCCCAGCCTACCCCAACTAAAATCATCCCTCAGTCACCCTTTCCACCCTCTTCTGCCCTCACACCCTTCCACTCATTGCTGTTACAGATTTGCATCGATTTtcggattaattttttcacgcCGACAAAGTGACACCACAAAATCAAAGTTAAATTGAGCACAGTTTCTTTGATAAACTTGTACGACGCTTACAGTTGCCTGTCAGGAAGACTGATAACACCCATTTCGAGATTGAGGCTGAGTCTAGCCGGAGAAAAGTTCTCATTTACCTGTCTGGCTTCTAGTTTCGCCTGCCTCATGGGAGATGAGGGACAGAATGCGGGTCTGACGTCGACAGAGTGTGCATCAGACCGAATTAATTTGCGGAAAAGTttagaaacaaaaattgtctctCTTTCAAAGGTCAGGGAAATACGACCCGCTTAACCCAGTACTGTAGAGATTTCGGAGTGAATTTGATATTTAAATGGAGAGTTGGGGGAATTCATGACGAAATCTGTCGACTATTGACGCATTTTCGAAATccctgtttcatttttttcaaataattccaaaaataatgGGAGAAAATAGCTGTTACGCAAATTGCCCTTGATAGCGACTCATCTAATTTTCCTCATGAAATTCCCGTTGCTTACCAGAATTGTCTTCACCCCCAGTGAACCGAATGATTGTCCTTCCCCCGAATTATGAGTAAACGACGAAGTACAGCCCCGAGGCGCATCGGATCGTCGATTGCACTGGAATAAATTGGCGTTTTATTGTTTGAGATTACTGGAGACATCCCACATAGTTTCAGTCTACTCCTGCCACTGCTAGACTGCACAGTAAGAACAGAAGCTAGAAAAGAAATCGGGTAAAGCGATAAAGGAGTTTCCGAGATATCAGAGATGTTGTTTCGCTTGGGTTTGATAGTGCTAGCGACTGCACTATTTTTACTGCAACCGGCTGAAGCACAGGAGGTGGTTACCGTGATACCTCAGGTATCCCAGAATCCGAGTGAGTTAGCTCCACCAGTTGTTACCAGCACAATCAGCACAGTCAGCACTCTGAAGCGAAACGACTGGTGGCCACCAAGTGCACAGGATGTTGTCACACAAACGTCACCCTATACCACTGAATTACAACATTCGATGCCACCAACTTATTATGCACCCGGTAATTATAAGATTTTAGCTTCTCTAGTGACGCAGAGAgagatattcaataaatattatgtcTTTTTATGTGTGGATTTGCCTCCGGAACTGTCAATCGATTGAGACACATGTCATCCCCGacaattcaactttttttttcatccaactccataaattgaatttcaccgTAACTTCAAGGTCTTTCCGTCGAATAGCCGCCCCCTCGTCTACCAGTTAAAagctaaaattcaatttccaattgACATTTCGTCGATTTGCAAGTGCCTGGGGATGAAGGACCGGAGAATTGCATTTGGAaagctcgaaaaaaaaaagactcaaGGCTGAAAGTTCATCTCGATTGATATTCCACCGACATCTCCGAAAATTGTGAATCCatcctaatattttttttttcattctcttcagCACCTTCAGTTCCTCACTACCGCAGCGATCAGTGGACTCCCTACGGTTACCCTGAATTTGGGTATCCGGTTCTACCACCGCATAATAATCAAATTGCAGTGCCCACTAAATATATGACTGTTGCATTATTCATCGGACTTTTAACACTTTTTGCTATTATTCAAGGCGCTATGACGGCTAGCAAACAGAGGGAATCGATAGACTCACTGCCAGCGAGAGAAAAACGTGATTTGTTGATTTCCGCTGATTTTGACCACATGGTAAGAATTTATCTTTCGCTCACAGCCTTTTTTTGGAGACAAAACATTTTTCCTATCACCGCAGGTGTATGAATATTTGCAAATGAAGAACATAATAATTAACTCACTTTCAACTGCAGACTCCGGAAGAACAGGATATCTACAACATTGGCGCGAGGATTCGCTGTATCCAGCGGACAATTTGCCTCGAGAATCGTCAACTCGTGAGGGACTTGGGCCCCATTGGTACTAAATTATCCGACTATCTCACGTTAGTTTCTCTCCGCCATTAAATTATCTCGGTTCCCGCGGATTTATGCAATTGATTTAATTTAGTGGAAAATGTACATGTTTGCCAGACGAAGCGTTAAGAAATCGGTGAAGACAACATCCGGCTGGGATCGGCTCGTAGACGATGCTGCCGCAGCTGGAGTTAGAGGCGATGATTGCAATGTGCTTTACAGAGATTGTCTGCTTCGCTGATAATGATCACTGTCAGCAATGGTAGTAACTGGAAACCATAGGTAGAGAAAACAATAAAagcttcaattttttaatgaaaacgccaaaaaatcaactaatttttcatttttcctctttaATTATTATGCTGTGTTGCATTTTTATATGCTACATACATCGACATCCAGCCTGAACTATTTTTAGACAGCATTTTCTCTATACATTTCCACTCTTTTGTCTTTTGCCCTTAACCCCATAAATCCACATCCTCCCATCGTCAACGAGATTACTCCCTcggaatttataaaaaaatatcaaatcacGAACATAACTGAAAGTAATAGAGACAATCAAtagtggttttttttattacatcatTTTCATTTGTATTCACTTTAATTTTCACGTTCCTCTCCAACTAATATAacgctattattattattattatcattaacaTTAAGGCATtacatatttataaattcttCATCACTCGATCACTATACAGCAATACCACGCTAAAATCGTTAACTTATATCAGTAGATGTGAGATCGCTCGTTGCAATAGTCCAGGCTTAACAGAATTCAATGATGATTACATACATCGCAGATTGAAAATCAGTAGCAAAATCATGGCTGGAGATAAGGCCCTCTGTCTCCGAAACTATTGAATTTAGAGGGAAATGTCATAAATcatttttgtggagaatttaAAGAGCTACAAATACTTCTTTGTGACATTTTTCGATAAAGCCAGTAGTTTTCAAGATATTGCCAAAATAGTGGGGACAACAATTGTGGTTTCATCTCCTGTCATCATTTCGctctaaaaattaaaattttcaatgaaaaaattccagagatTCAATTACTCAGCTTCTTAACATCTCAATTATCATATGACGAATGAAAATAACACTAATAGTAAAGCGTTTCACTTCAAGACTGCAAAAATATCTCCCCTTTTTGGATTTCTTTTAGTGAATGAAAATCGAGGGTTTATCAtatctggaattttttcaacgatcaAGCGATTCATTCACTCAATCAAAATGATCATTCACTTCGAGTATCATCGTCGGTTGTTATCGCATTTCTCGATACATTAGACACACTCGCCGAGGCAACGTAGTAACACAGACAGGCGGACAGGCAGTATCGTGGGAACATTtttgttactttttttttgttttcaaagtGATCTTGTGTATCATTTCTCGGTGGGACCATTTCCTGCCACAGTGAGGGAAAtttctggtgaaaaaaaataggtcGACTTTGCAGAAGCTTAGGATAAAGTTGTCTTTTTGAAGTTTGgtgtttcattaaaaatcgttACTTCTTCAACTAGATAATCATCAATGAGCATCACTCGAATTgtcgctaattttttttaatatcagtCGGGAAGGAATGAAGTACTACTGTCCAGTTGATTTCAGCAAAGATTTCCCGCAATCACAAATAAAATTACTATCATTTATTGGccagggaaaataatttttcattcatttttttaaatatttcacctCTTGTTGACGACCAAGACTGATAGATAATATGAATTTTGCgaaaaaatcgggaaaattgtttattcggACGTAGAATTCTTTGAGAATgatttggaattttcattatatCTGTAGAGTTCAATaaaggaataattaaaaaaatattcaccttCCCTGATTCTGCACTCGATCCACTTGTTATTTTCGGTTAGTTTTCACAAAGATTCATTGGAAAATTCGTCGACACATTATTTCGACTTCCATGGGTGGAGTTTTTCCACTTTTaactaattttaattattataaaaacgtATTTACACATGAAAATGGAGGAAAGAGATTTATAAGAGGAATTAGGAGATTCGTGCCCACTTGGGTCAGACAAGTAGACATAAATGGCACTGAtccttgaagaaaaaataaattgaaaaaaattaaaatacaattAACTTGTTAATAACATAGCGAACAAGGAAGCCCCCGGGAAAATTCCCAGATGACAGGAAAACCCCTCAAAACGATGAaagaaaatcagtgaaaaatcaGGATCGAAATCGAGGTTTAACGATCGAGGATCCCTTTTAAATTGATACATCCCAATAATTATTTCGCCGGTAATTGGCAAAGAAACACAATCCCGTTATTTCTCGAAATATGTCTGAAGCCATTGGACCCAGAGAAAAATCccagaaaattattcttgtGCAAAATGAAACgatcaacaaaaaatattatttgacatATTCCCTTGCGGCCTCTCATTCCCCAGATAACCATCGAATAGACTTCTGACAGTGATGACAGCATTCGTCACGAATAGTATCATCCCCCGTCCATTCTTCGATTATCTAGATACCATGCGTGAAACCATGATGAAACATCAAAAGGCGCTTCTACTACATCTCAAAATGCACcacaaaaaatatctctctcGGCATTTTCCTCCAATTCCCTTTTCTCCAGAGACgtcccctccctcccctcaaGAAACCCTGCAAATCCATTCTCTCGTCAATAAATCTCTCCTTTCACCCTTAATCCCCACCATTAccctcagaaaaataaaagataatgaGAAGAGAGGGAAGGAGACTTACAGAGCCTTAAAAATACATCCCATAAACAGCCAGCCAAAAAAAACACTAATTAGTCCTCAACATAATTGTTTTTCTCATCCATTTATTGGTTGTattcttcaataatttctatCATCGAggcaatttaaaattataaggAAGGGGTCACACTGcccaaaaacattattttctttatACAGGAAAAACTTCGACATactatctttttttttatttttaccattAAACGCCTACCCTCTTCTTCTCACCTATCTTTCACACTTGCTCATGAATTTCCACTCATCGTTcgtaatttcaatatttcaatcaattatttaatcaagGTATTTACCTCTCATCGGATGTATCAACATCAGTATCGTTCCATCGTTATACCGTATAAAATGAATTCACATTATGCCGACTAACACGATAATTCGCTTAATCAATTAAACTATTAATTGTAATAATATTactattatcaatttttataataatcatATTTACAAATTCCTAATTCTATTTTTCCTGTCTCATGGTCACATGGTACATCCGTCCACGTGCAATTATAGTTATCTTTTAACTATATAAAATAGTAGGTAGTGGTTACAAAGACGGTTGTGAGTTTTATGATGTTGtttgtattttattctcaatttgGGTTCATTTATCTGGGGTAAGTTTCTCGTAAAGAAAATTGTGGACTGTCTCTTTTCTGTCATTTGTACGTTATAATCGCTTGCAAGAGATTAATGTGAATTCTGGGGtatttcttcgatttttttattataatatatCGATTCATTGAtgagaagtaatttttttcgcaaattTCTTTAAAAGTAATGagttgagaggaaaaataactGCATTGTACTTCTCTTAATCCCATTATTTGCAAGGCAATCACAGAagttaaatttcaattcaggCCAATATTTCGCATATCCCAATTAGCATCCCTGATATTTGTGCaacaaaaaaatggataataCAATTTGGAAGACCAAATCTCCAGAAGTAATGACAAAAAGGAACTcaaaattctccaaaaaatcagaattccCATCGATAAATCATTAAACCGAATAATCCAATGTGCGCGTGATCACAATATAGGCCAGGTATCATCAATCATCTAAACATTGTTTTTTGTACGATGAAATAGAGTACAGGACAGATTACACGATATATACATTAATATAACGTTGAATTTATCCCCTCGAATTCTCACTTCATTATTCtatctcattcaatttttcatcactttCATCATCAATGAGACGTACTAAATAATAACCCACTTCACAATTTTGAATTGCAAAAAGAAATGAGCGGAACAAGAAATCATTTTCCaatcaaaaaatcataatttctcTTCATGAAAACATTACTGAACTTTCTTTTTTATCAACATATGGTATTTATATAATTGTCTTCGTCTTAATCAATGACAGCTTTTCCATTATTATGCATTATGTTGACTGTCAATGCCCGTAGTCAGTCGCTTTTTCTAAGAAAAGATAATTaacgtaaaatatttttgtggtttaatcagaaaaaattggataattaaatttacttagtcgaggtaattaattatattcatttcACAAATGGGGAAAATGTCAAATCTCGTGTCTTCTTCACAATTTCATGATTATTCTGAAAACTAGGtgacttttaaaaaaatggcggCAGACATTTGAGTGGGACATTTGGTTCTCCCCAACAAATGTTTACCGACTTTTTCCGATGATACCCTTCATTAACGGGATATCCACGAATTAACACAAGTCGAATTGCCATAAATTATCTAGACACTCGTTAATTGTTCAATTATCTAGCTAATAAGTGCTTGCAGAGGAAAATGTGAAGAATCATTTTCTCCTAAAATTCCTTATCGCCAAGATAATGCCAAATAACTCCACAAATTTGTCTTATTAATATCGTCATAACCGATTATTTCATCATCACACTTCATGACACAAGAATGACCAGATTGACGATTAAATTTCACATTTGAAacgaaccaaaaaaaaacatacataaagtgaaatgaataaaacgtaaataaatcaatcaatcggTCCACACAATCATTTCGTTCTTTTACATCATCAAAAATCTCTCAATGAttctttcaaatttcaaataatcttGCCCCGACACGCTCACACTTCTATTTATCATTATACCTAGCATGcttagaaaatatttgaaaaacgaGTCTATGGAAGGGATTAGTTGTTGATTAATCACctctgaaaattcataaatcccTTCCAGGTGTTATTAATTCGTCACTGTACACTTTATTCCATCTCTtctatttcaatcattttattaattaaaagttCATAATTTCGTCATTTCCACTTGTCTTCATCATCTTCACCAGCTACAACTGCCCATTACCATTATCAGACTAGACATGTACAACAATTACCGAGGATTTAAGATATTCAATCcttcattcattaaaaattatctcatttgTTGCAATCTAGGTACCAATGACCACTGTCAGTCTTCAGGCTCGACTAAGTCTAACTGTTTTTATTTACTGGCCAACCATGAATCCTCAGGGTCACGGTCATCTCGAGTCCCCACGTGTCTccatcaatttcattttattactaAATCGCTGAATCATTGATGACAACTGACGATTTTCCCTCCTGCCCCTTCCAAGTAGAATTATCTCCGAAACCACTATGTTCAGCAAAAAAATGTCATA of Diachasmimorpha longicaudata isolate KC_UGA_2023 chromosome 3, iyDiaLong2, whole genome shotgun sequence contains these proteins:
- the LOC135160452 gene encoding uncharacterized protein LOC135160452 isoform X1, translating into MLFRLGLIVLATALFLLQPAEAQEVVTVIPQVSQNPSELAPPVVTSTISTVSTLKRNDWWPPSAQDVVTQTSPYTTELQHSMPPTYYAPAPSVPHYRSDQWTPYGYPEFGYPVLPPHNNQIAVPTKYMTVALFIGLLTLFAIIQGAMTASKQRESIDSLPAREKRDLLISADFDHMTPEEQDIYNIGARIRCIQRTICLENRQLVRDLGPIGTKLSDYLTRSVKKSVKTTSGWDRLVDDAAAAGVRGDDCNVLYRDCLLR
- the LOC135160452 gene encoding uncharacterized protein LOC135160452 isoform X3, coding for MLFRLGLIVLATALFLLQPAEAQEVVTVIPQVSQNPSELAPPVVTSTISTVSTLKRNDWWPPSAQDVVTQTSPYTTELQHSMPPTYYAPGAMTASKQRESIDSLPAREKRDLLISADFDHMTPEEQDIYNIGARIRCIQRTICLENRQLVRDLGPIGTKLSDYLTRSVKKSVKTTSGWDRLVDDAAAAGVRGDDCNVLYRDCLLR
- the LOC135160452 gene encoding uncharacterized protein LOC135160452 isoform X2, yielding MLFRLGLIVLATALFLLQPAEAQEVVTVIPQVSQNPSELAPPVVTSTISTVSTLKRNDWWPPSAQDVVTQTSPYTTELQHSMPPTYYAPAPSVPHYRSDQWTPYGYPEFGYPVLPPHNNQIAVPTKYMTVALFIGLLTLFAIIQGAMTASKQRESIDSLPAREKRDLLISADFDHMTPEEQDIYNIGARIRCIQRTICLENRQLVRDLGPIGTKLSDYLTGKCTCLPDEALRNR